The following are encoded together in the Pseudomonas sp. IB20 genome:
- a CDS encoding phospholipase D family protein — translation MTRRLLPFFLLGALALGGCATVDTPRVPSDALPAAQSSFGRSIQAQAAPYQGRSGFRLLPNSSEAFMARAELIRNAQSSLDLQYYIVHDGISTRMLVDELLKAADRGVRVRILLDDTTSDGLDQIIATLAAHPQIEIRLFNPLHLGRSTGVTRAMGRLFNLSLQHRRMHNKLWLADNSVAIVGGRNLGDEYFDAEPNLNFTDIDMLSVGPVAEQLGHSFDQYWNSALSKPIDDFVSNAPSKRDLAAARVRLHDSLAESRQQNHTLYNRLRTYQTQPRMDIWRRELIWAWNQALWDAPSKVLAKADPDPRLLLTTQLAPELEGVNHELIMISAYFVPGQPGLVYLTGRADAGVSVSLLTNSLEATDVPAVHGGYAPYRKALLEHGVKLYELRRQPGDPSAGSGPHLFRRGAFHGSDSSLHSKAMIFDREKSFIGSFNFDPRSVLWNTEVGVLVDSPELAEHVRNLALQGMAPALSYQAKLQDGQVVWVTEDNGQLHTLTDEPGSWWRRFNAWFATSVGLERML, via the coding sequence ATGACTCGACGGCTTTTACCGTTTTTCCTGCTGGGCGCCCTGGCCCTGGGCGGCTGCGCTACGGTCGATACGCCGCGCGTGCCCAGCGACGCCCTGCCCGCCGCCCAATCGTCGTTCGGCCGCTCGATCCAGGCGCAGGCGGCGCCGTATCAGGGCCGCTCAGGCTTTCGCCTGCTGCCCAACAGCAGTGAAGCCTTCATGGCCCGCGCCGAACTGATCCGTAACGCCCAAAGCAGCCTCGACCTGCAGTACTACATCGTCCACGACGGCATCAGCACGCGCATGCTGGTGGATGAACTGCTCAAGGCCGCCGACCGTGGCGTGCGCGTGCGCATCCTGCTGGACGACACCACCAGCGATGGCCTCGACCAGATCATCGCCACCCTCGCCGCCCACCCACAGATTGAAATCCGCCTGTTCAACCCGCTGCACCTGGGCCGCAGCACCGGCGTGACGCGGGCCATGGGCCGATTGTTCAACCTGTCGCTGCAACACCGGCGCATGCACAACAAGCTGTGGCTGGCGGACAACAGCGTGGCGATTGTCGGCGGGCGCAACCTGGGCGACGAGTATTTCGACGCCGAGCCCAACCTGAACTTCACCGATATCGACATGCTCAGCGTCGGCCCGGTGGCTGAGCAGCTCGGCCACAGTTTTGATCAGTACTGGAACAGCGCGCTGAGCAAGCCGATTGATGACTTCGTCTCCAACGCCCCGTCCAAACGCGACCTGGCCGCCGCACGTGTGCGCCTGCACGACTCGCTGGCCGAATCACGCCAGCAGAATCACACCCTGTATAACCGCTTGCGCACCTACCAGACCCAGCCGCGCATGGACATCTGGCGCCGCGAGCTGATCTGGGCCTGGAACCAGGCGTTGTGGGACGCGCCGAGCAAGGTGCTGGCCAAGGCCGACCCCGACCCGCGCTTGCTGCTCACCACCCAACTGGCGCCGGAGCTGGAAGGCGTCAACCATGAGCTGATCATGATTTCGGCGTACTTCGTGCCCGGCCAGCCTGGGCTGGTGTACCTGACCGGCCGCGCCGATGCGGGGGTGTCGGTGAGCCTGCTGACCAACTCACTGGAGGCCACCGACGTACCGGCCGTGCACGGCGGCTATGCGCCGTATCGCAAGGCGCTGCTGGAGCACGGCGTAAAACTTTATGAGCTGCGCCGCCAACCCGGCGACCCCAGCGCCGGCAGCGGCCCGCACTTGTTTCGCCGAGGCGCCTTCCACGGCTCGGACTCCAGCCTGCACAGCAAGGCGATGATCTTTGATCGGGAGAAGTCGTTTATCGGCTCATTCAACTTCGACCCACGTTCAGTGCTGTGGAACACCGAAGTCGGCGTGCTGGTGGACAGCCCCGAACTGGCGGAGCACGTTCGCAACCTGGCGTTGCAAGGCATGGCACCGGCCTTGAGCTACCAGGCGAAACTGCAGGACGGGCAAGTGGTGTGGGTGACCGAAGATAACGGCCAATTGCACACACTGACCGATGAACCCGGCAGTTGGTGGCGCCGGTTCAATGCCTGGTTCGCCACGTCAGTCGGCCTGGAGCGGATGCTTTAA
- a CDS encoding MFS transporter, protein MRWATYFAVLASVLSVGLALGVSMPLVSLRLESWGYGSFAIGVMAAMPAFGVLLGAKVSSRMASWLGTANLMRLCLWAGAVSIGLLAILPSYPVWLVLRLMIGVILTIVFILGESWINQLVVEQWRGRLVALYGCTYALSQLSGPLLLGVLGTDHDYGFWVGVGLLMVAPLLLLGRSGAPTAESFSVTFGDLWRFCRGLPAIAWAVALFAAFEAMILTLLPVYCLQQGFTAEIALAMVSTVVVGDALLQLPIGALADYLPRRTLFLSCALLLLASSLAIPLLLHTPLIWPVWVVFGASAGGLFTLSLILIGERYRDDALVRANAHVAQLWGIGCLIGPLVAGAGSQWISGHALPWLMAAGALGLVVLLLRQGAFGVAQPA, encoded by the coding sequence ATGCGTTGGGCGACTTATTTCGCCGTCCTGGCCTCGGTACTCAGCGTTGGCCTGGCCCTGGGCGTCAGCATGCCGCTGGTGTCCCTGCGCCTGGAAAGCTGGGGCTACGGCAGTTTCGCCATTGGGGTGATGGCAGCCATGCCGGCCTTCGGCGTGCTACTGGGCGCGAAGGTCTCCAGCCGCATGGCTTCATGGCTGGGCACCGCCAACCTGATGCGCTTGTGCCTGTGGGCCGGTGCAGTGTCCATCGGCCTGCTGGCAATCCTGCCCAGCTACCCGGTCTGGCTGGTGCTGCGGCTGATGATCGGGGTGATCCTGACCATCGTGTTTATCCTCGGTGAAAGCTGGATCAACCAGTTGGTGGTGGAGCAGTGGCGTGGCCGCTTGGTCGCGCTGTATGGCTGCACGTATGCCTTGAGCCAATTGTCGGGGCCATTGCTGCTGGGCGTGCTCGGCACCGACCATGATTACGGCTTCTGGGTGGGCGTGGGCCTGTTGATGGTCGCGCCGCTGCTGTTGCTCGGGCGTTCCGGTGCGCCGACGGCCGAATCCTTCAGCGTCACCTTCGGCGATCTGTGGCGTTTTTGCCGGGGCCTGCCGGCGATTGCCTGGGCGGTGGCGTTGTTCGCTGCATTCGAGGCGATGATTCTGACGCTGCTGCCGGTGTATTGCCTGCAGCAAGGTTTCACGGCCGAGATTGCTTTGGCCATGGTCAGTACGGTGGTGGTCGGCGATGCGTTGCTGCAATTGCCCATTGGCGCATTGGCCGACTATCTGCCGCGACGCACGCTGTTCTTGAGCTGTGCGCTGCTGTTGCTGGCCTCCAGCCTGGCGATTCCGCTGTTACTGCACACGCCGCTGATCTGGCCGGTGTGGGTGGTCTTCGGCGCCAGTGCCGGTGGGTTGTTCACCTTGTCGCTGATCCTGATCGGCGAGCGTTACCGCGACGATGCGCTGGTGCGCGCCAATGCCCACGTGGCGCAGTTGTGGGGCATCGGTTGCCTGATCGGGCCGCTGGTGGCCGGTGCGGGCAGCCAGTGGATCAGCGGGCATGCATTGCCGTGGCTGATGGCAGCCGGGGCGTTGGGGCTGGTGGTGTTGTTGTTGCGCCAGGGCGCGTTTGGCGTCGCGCAACCGGCCTGA
- a CDS encoding aldehyde dehydrogenase has translation MTTLPRADWEQRAKDLKIEGRAYINGEYTAAVSGDTFECISPVDGRLLATVASCDAADAQRAVENARATFNSGVWSRLAPAKRKAAMIRFAALLKANAEELALLETLDMGKPISDSLGIDVPGAANALSWSGEAIDKIYDEVAATPHDQLGLVTREPVGVVGAIVPWNFPLMMACWKLGPALSTGNSVILKPSEKSPLTAIRIAALAVEAGIPKGVFNVLPGYGHTVGNALALHMDVDTLVFTGSTKIAKQLLIRSGESNMKRVWLEAGGKSPNIVFADAPDLQAAAESAAGAIAFNQGEVCTAGSRLLVERSIKDKFLPLVIEALKGWKPGNPLDPATTVGALVDTQQMNTVLSYIEAGHADGAKLVAGGKRTLEETGGTYVEPTIFDGVTNAMRIAQEEIFGPVLSVITFDSAEEAIAIANDTQYGLAAAVWTADISKAHLTAKALRAGSVWVNQYDGGDMTAPFGGFKQSGNGRDKSLHAFDKYTELKATWIKL, from the coding sequence CGCGCCAAGGATCTGAAGATCGAAGGCCGCGCCTATATCAATGGCGAATACACCGCCGCCGTTTCCGGTGACACGTTCGAATGCATCAGCCCGGTCGATGGCCGTCTACTGGCCACCGTTGCCAGTTGCGACGCCGCCGACGCCCAGCGCGCTGTAGAAAATGCCCGCGCCACCTTCAATTCCGGTGTCTGGTCGCGCCTGGCACCGGCCAAGCGCAAGGCCGCCATGATCCGTTTCGCCGCGTTGCTCAAGGCCAATGCCGAAGAGCTGGCGCTGCTTGAAACCCTGGACATGGGCAAGCCGATCAGTGATTCGCTCGGTATCGACGTCCCAGGTGCAGCCAATGCCCTGAGCTGGAGCGGCGAGGCGATCGACAAGATCTACGACGAAGTTGCCGCCACCCCGCATGATCAACTCGGCCTGGTAACCCGCGAGCCAGTCGGCGTGGTTGGCGCCATCGTGCCGTGGAACTTCCCGCTGATGATGGCCTGCTGGAAACTCGGCCCAGCGCTGTCGACCGGTAACTCGGTCATCCTCAAGCCGTCCGAAAAGTCCCCGCTGACCGCCATCCGCATCGCGGCCCTGGCCGTTGAGGCCGGTATTCCAAAAGGCGTATTCAACGTGCTGCCGGGCTACGGCCACACTGTGGGTAACGCACTGGCGCTGCACATGGACGTCGACACGCTGGTGTTCACCGGCTCCACCAAGATTGCCAAGCAACTGTTGATCCGCTCCGGCGAGTCGAACATGAAGCGCGTGTGGCTGGAAGCCGGCGGCAAGAGCCCGAACATCGTGTTTGCCGATGCGCCAGACCTGCAAGCGGCTGCCGAATCCGCCGCGGGCGCCATCGCCTTCAACCAGGGCGAAGTCTGCACCGCCGGTTCGCGACTGCTCGTCGAGCGTTCAATCAAGGATAAATTCCTGCCGCTGGTGATCGAGGCCCTCAAGGGCTGGAAGCCAGGCAACCCGCTGGACCCGGCAACAACCGTCGGCGCGCTGGTGGACACCCAGCAGATGAACACCGTGCTGTCGTACATCGAAGCCGGCCACGCCGACGGCGCCAAGCTGGTCGCGGGCGGCAAGCGCACCCTGGAAGAAACCGGTGGCACGTACGTTGAGCCGACGATTTTCGACGGGGTGACCAATGCCATGAGGATCGCCCAGGAAGAGATCTTCGGCCCTGTGCTGTCGGTCATCACCTTCGACAGCGCCGAAGAAGCCATCGCCATTGCCAACGACACCCAATACGGCCTGGCCGCGGCGGTGTGGACGGCGGATATCTCCAAGGCACACCTGACCGCTAAGGCCTTGCGCGCTGGCAGCGTATGGGTCAACCAGTACGATGGCGGCGACATGACCGCGCCGTTTGGTGGCTTCAAGCAGTCGGGCAATGGTCGCGACAAGTCGCTGCACGCGTTCGACAAGTACACCGAGCTGAAGGCGACCTGGATCAAGCTCTAA